In Paracoccus sp. N5, a single window of DNA contains:
- a CDS encoding restriction endonuclease subunit S produces the protein MTGRTYPEYQRAPEAWMGEVPAHWGLERMKYGLTEKTTKRGPDLPPGAISYGKVVTKDAEKIAPETRATYQEVLAGEYLINPINLNYDLVSLRTALSEMDVCVSPAYIVLRAVPEKVHPVFGNYVLHVFDVCHMKTLGAGVRQTITFKDIGQCVWPLPPMEEQTAIARFLDRETGRIDGLIEKKTRFIALLKEKILTFSDACVTGRDDSQRTVKDVDIPWAPRIPKHWTVRKGKHLFEEMARPVGPDDEIITAFRDGQVCLRSKRRTEGYTFAEKEVGYQRILKGDLVIHTMDAFAGAIGVSEDDGKATGEYAVCRPRSDEAVPEYYAYLLRCMARRNYIYVLCPSVRERAPRFRFVRFAPVKLPVPPREEQLEIVGQIERATARLKNLIAKTERSIDLLREKRAALITAAVTGKIDVRAAA, from the coding sequence ATGACGGGTCGCACCTACCCTGAGTATCAGCGTGCGCCCGAAGCCTGGATGGGTGAAGTTCCCGCCCATTGGGGCTTGGAACGCATGAAATATGGCCTGACTGAGAAGACGACGAAGAGGGGACCGGATTTACCTCCGGGCGCCATCAGTTACGGCAAGGTCGTCACAAAGGACGCCGAAAAGATCGCGCCCGAAACCCGAGCCACCTACCAGGAAGTCTTGGCAGGCGAATATCTGATCAACCCGATCAATCTGAACTACGACTTGGTCAGTCTGCGGACCGCATTGTCCGAAATGGATGTGTGCGTCAGCCCTGCATACATCGTTCTGAGGGCCGTCCCAGAAAAGGTTCATCCCGTTTTTGGGAACTATGTGCTTCATGTCTTCGATGTGTGCCATATGAAGACCCTTGGCGCAGGGGTTCGACAGACGATCACCTTCAAGGACATCGGGCAGTGCGTTTGGCCGCTCCCGCCGATGGAAGAACAGACCGCCATCGCCCGCTTCCTCGACCGCGAAACCGGCCGGATTGACGGCCTGATCGAGAAGAAGACCCGGTTCATCGCGTTGCTGAAGGAAAAAATCCTCACCTTTTCGGACGCGTGCGTTACCGGGCGCGACGACAGCCAGCGCACCGTCAAGGACGTCGATATTCCTTGGGCACCTCGGATCCCGAAACACTGGACCGTGCGCAAGGGGAAGCATCTTTTCGAAGAGATGGCGCGCCCGGTGGGTCCGGACGATGAAATCATCACCGCGTTCCGCGATGGGCAGGTCTGCCTCAGGAGCAAGCGGCGAACAGAAGGCTACACCTTCGCCGAGAAGGAAGTCGGATATCAAAGGATCCTGAAGGGCGACTTGGTCATTCATACAATGGATGCCTTCGCTGGAGCGATTGGGGTTTCGGAGGACGATGGAAAAGCGACCGGCGAGTACGCGGTGTGTAGACCTCGCTCCGATGAGGCCGTCCCCGAATACTACGCCTATCTGCTCAGGTGCATGGCTCGGCGAAACTACATCTATGTTCTGTGCCCTTCTGTACGTGAAAGAGCGCCGAGGTTCCGGTTCGTGCGGTTCGCGCCCGTGAAACTTCCCGTGCCCCCGCGCGAGGAGCAGCTTGAAATCGTCGGTCAGATCGAACGCGCCACGGCGCGACTGAAGAACCTGATCGCCAAAACCGAGCGCAGCATCGACCTCCTCCGCGAGAAGCGCGCGGCGCTGATCACCGCCGCTGTGACCGGCAAGATTGACGTGAGGGCGGCGGCATGA